Below is a genomic region from Bacillus mycoides.
AATCGTACAAATGAATTAGTTATATTAAAAGAGATTGCAGAAACATTGAATACCTCAAATGATACATATCACGTACTTCAAGCTGTGCTGGAAAAGCTGTTGAATGTAACTGGTTTAACGACAGGATGGATTTTCCTTGCGGATGAAAATGGTAGATATACAAAATTAATTGATTACCAATTACCAGAGGGATTGAAATTCGAAAATAAACGACCGATGTGTGAGGGGAATTGCTGGTGCTTACACCGCTTTGTGGAAGGAAAACTAGAGCGAGCAGTTAATATTATTGAATGTAAGAGAATTAATAATGCGATTGAATACAACTGGGGAGATACAGAAGGGATTGTACATCATGCGACAGTACCGCTAAAAGCGGGAGAAGATGAATTTGGCGTGTTAAATGTAGCTAGCCCAGGCAAAACGCATTTTTCGGAAGAAGAATTAGTACTATTACAATCAGTTGCCTTTCAAATTGGAACGGCATTAAAGCGTACAAAACTGTATGAAAATGAAAAGAGAAGAGCTCATTATTATGTAAAGTTAGAACGCTTTATTCAAGCTTTAAGGACAATTCATAAATTTAATACATTACCAGAAGAGATTGTAATGCAAATAGGGAGCTTATTTCTATGGGAGCAAGTTGTATTCTTTATTAGAGAAGAAAATGAACTAGCTGTGAGAGCTTCTTATAAGAAAGGTGAACTACAAGATGATTTGAGGGCAGCAGCACAGGAAGCGTTGGAAAAAGAAGAGTCTGTCTTGTCAAAGCGTCAGGTTGGGAATATAGAGCATCCCAATAGGGCAGTTATCGCTATTCCGATACATATTCAAGATCATATATTTGGAGTATTAAGTGTAAGTTCTAATAATGGAGAATTTGATATAAATACGATAGATGTAGTACAAGCGTTAGCAAATCATATTTCATTAATGATAGAGAACTTAAGATTAAATGAAAAACGCCGCGAACTTGTACGAATGGAAGAGCGTAATCGTTTAGCTAGAGATTTACATGATTCTGTTTCACAAAAGTTGTTTTCATTAACGTTTATGACGAAAGGCGCTGAAGCTGTCTTAAAGGGTCAAAATGAAAAGGTAGATCAGTCTTTGTATGAGATGCGTGAATTAGCACAAGGTGCCTTAAAAGAAATGAGGACATTAATTTGGCAGCTCCGTCCGGCTGGATTAGAGAAAGGGTTATTACCAGCTTTAAAGCAATATGGTGAAAGTTTAGGATTGAAAATTCGGGAACAAGTTACAGGTGTACGTGATTTGCCGCGTGTAGTAGAAGAAGCGCTATGGCGAATTGGACAAGAAGCTTTAAATAACGTAAGTAAGCATGCGAATGTAAGAGAAGCGACGATTTATTTCAAAGTGACGGAGAAAAATGTATCATTAGAAATAGTCGATCAAGGAAATGGGTTTGTAGAAAAGGATATAAAAGAGAAGAAATCACTCGGTATGACTACGATGCGTGAAAGAGTAGAATTAGTTGGTGGAACAATTAAAATTGTAAGTAGTAAGAAACGAACGAGTATAAAAGTAAATGTACCATTATGATGTGAAAATGAGGGAAGTTTGTGAAAATAAAAGTATTGTTAGTTGATGATCATACAGTTGTTTTAAAAGGATTAGCATTTTTTCTAAGCACACAGGAAGATTTTGAATTAGTTGGTGAAGCAAATAATGGGAAAGAGGCGCTAGTGAAAGTAGGCGAAACAAGTCCAGATGTCGTATTAATGGATTTATATATGCCTGAGATGGATGGAATTGAGGCAACAGCTTGTATTAAAAAAGAATATCCAAACGTGAAAGTAATTGTATTGACTAGTTTCTCTGATCAAGCTCATGTATTGCCGGCACTAAAAGCTGGGGCGAGCGGTTATATTTTAAAAGATATCGAACCAGATCAGCTTGTTGAAGCTATTCGAAGCGCGTATAAAGGTAATATTCAATTACATCCAGATATAGCAAATGCCCTTCTTTCTCAAACATTACCACAGGAAGAGAAAGAAGAAGAACCTTCCGTTCAAGTGGATGTATTAACAGCGAGAGAAAATGAAGTATTGCAGTTATTGGCGAAAGGGATGAGTAATAAAGAAATTGCTTCTGTTTTAGTTATTACAGAAAAAACGGTAAAAGCTCATATGAGTAGTATTTTGAGTAAGTTACATTTATCCGATCGCACACAAGCAGCATTATATGCAGTGAAAAATGGAATCGTATAAGACAAAAGTCGTAAGACCTAGTTCGCCTTTAGAAGGTGGACTTTTTTTATGGAAAAATACGTCTATGTGAGGACGTAATTGTTTTGATATAAAGATAAAATGTATTTGTAAGCAACAATAATTATAAGGGAGTACCCTTTTCCGTAAGTGATATATAACAACATAAGAGTGGGTAGTAGGAGGAAAAACAATGGCAACAGTTTTATTTGTAAAAGCAAACAACCGCCCAGCGGAACAAGCAGTTAGTGTGAAATTATACGAGGCATTTTTAGCAAACTATAAAGAAGCGCATCCAAATGATACAGTGGTAGAACTTGATTTATATAAAGAAGAATTACCATATGTAGGCGTAGATATGATTAATGGTACATTCAAAGCAGGTAGAGGATTTGATTTAACAGAAGAAGAAGCAAAAGTGGTAGCAGTTGCTGATAAGTATTTAAATCAATTCTTAGAAGCTGATAAAGTAGTTTTCGGTTTCCCATTATGGAACTTAACGATTCCGGCCGTATTACACACGTATATTGATTATTTAAACCGTGCTGGTAAAACGTTTAAATATACACCAGAAGGTCCAGTTGGGCTTATTGGAGATAAGAAGATTGCATTATTAAATGCACGCGGCGGCGTATATTCTGAAGGACCAGCAGCTGAAATGGAAATGGCTGTAAAATATGTAGCGAGCATGATGGGCTTCTTCGGTGCAACAAACATGGAAACGGTAGTTATCGAGGGACATAACCAATTCCCAGATAAAGCAGAAGAAATCATTATTGCAGGTCTTGAAGAAGCAGCTAAAGTAGCAAGCAAATTTTAATTAAAATTATAATCGCCACTCGAAAAAACAGCATTAACATTTACATGTTAATGCTGTTTTTTTATATTAATTTGTAGTTTCGTTATGTTTAGGAAGCGGAAATGCATTCCCAATCGCGGCTGCCCCGAGCATCGGTAATAATAAATTGAGCGGGAAAAACATGAGTAATAGTAATGTTATAGCTATTGGTTTTCTTAATGCATAGCTTGAAATAGCTGTCGTGACGATGGCTACAGAAGCTATTGGATCTATAGGGATAATAGAAGCTATAGCATATCCGATACTTGATCCAGCAAATATAATTGGGAAAATATGTCCGCCGCGCCAACCCGTATTTAAACAAACGGCAGTAATACATAATTTTAAAATTCCTGAAAGAAATAGTACCCAGAAGGATAAATGGCTCCATTCAACGACTAAATCTTTTAATTGATGTTCCCCTGAGAATAACGTGTAAGGAAGAAAAGTTCCTGTAATTCCTAATAAAATACCGCCTATAATTCCAAGTGATACCTTGTATTCTTTGAAGGGGTGGATTAATTTCTCTAATGTGAATTCTAATTTGAAATAAAAGAAACCAACTATAGCACCAATGCTAGCAAGTGGTAGAAAGGCGATCCATTCATTAAGAGCAAGAGACCCTTCCCCAAAATCAACAATAAAGGATCCACGATTATCGAGTTTACTAAGCAATAAGTAAACGGAAAAACCGGCAAAAGTGGTAGCTAAATATACAATTGCTTTTTTTCCTTTCGAAAATTCATTAATTTGTTCACCCTCATTTTCATTCGGAGCTAAATAACCGAATAATGGTGCATTAAAAATAACACTTAAAGTGGCACCAATTCCAACCTCTGTTAGTTCATTCATTCCCTTTAAAGCAAATTTAAAGCGATCTCCTACCCATGTACAAAGTCCACCGATAATTCCAACAAGTGCAGCTTCTGGTCCTAAACTTGCTCCAAATATTAAAACGATAATCGCAGTTAAAGTAGCTTTATGTACAAAACGGTATTCAATTCTACCTGTTTTTTTATATTCAGCCATCACTTCGGGCATAAGACGTGGATATGTACCGAAGTATTTTTGTGTTAAACCAACGAGGATACCACCGATGATTGTTACACAAATGGTGTAATAAGGGGGAGAAGAGAAAAGAGTAGGTAAGTATCCCCAAATAAAGTGAATTCCGATATTTATTGTGACTAAAAATGACCAGACCGTGACTCCGACTATAGAGCCTAAAAGAATGCCATATAGGACGAGTATATGGTGCATGTCCTTTTTATTTGTCATGTTGTACCTCCGTTATGTAAATTTTCATGTAGAAAGGATTAAATATGCTAGTGTGAATTGAATATATATATAGTATCTTTTTGAGGGGGTGGCTTATTCAATATATCGGGATCTCATGAAAATTTGAAACCAACGCGGTTAAACCACTTATTTAATTCTATATATGGATTGGAGTTTTTAAAAGGTCTTTTTCAAATGAATATGGAATATATTTCTTTTATTGTTTGTATTAAATTCCTTGCATTTAATTTAGAACATTCAAAAAACTATTTGACATCAGGAAATTATTGCTATAAAATCAACGGTAATTGCATAGTCTTATCAAGAAAAGGTGGAGGGACAGGCCCGATGAAACCTTGGCAACAGCCGTATAACGGAATTGTGCCAAATCCTGCAGGTGATAATCCTGAGAGATAAGAAAGAGCCTTAGAGCGTGTTTTCAAACTGCTCCTTTCTTGTTTTCAGGGAAGGGGCAGTTTTTTATTTTGGATAAAGTGAAACTTTAATCAGTGGGGGTTTTGTCCCTCCCCCGCTAATTATTAGCCTTCATCAATCGGGCAGTTATCTCCCACCTAACTTCCTCGCATTTGCCGAATTTGGAGGTGGGAGTCTTACTGCCCGCAAATAGCGGGATAAAAGAAAGGAGAATGAGAGATGGGAGAATCATGGGGGAAAGGAACGATTTGTGTGCAAGGTGGCTATTCGCCAAAAAATGGTGAGCCGCGTGTTTTGCCACTTTATCAAAGTACAACGTATAAATACGATACGTCAGATGATTTAGCAGCACTATTTAATTTAGAGGCAGAAGGATATATATATACGCGTATTGGAAATCCTACTCTAGCTGCATTTGAGCAGAAGTTATCAGATTTAGAAGGCGGTGTAGGGGCTGTTGCAACAGCTTCTGGGCAGGCAGCCATTATGCTTGCGGTTTTAAATATTTGCAGTAGTGGAGACCATTTACTTTGTTCTTCAACTGTTTACGGAGGAACGTTTAATTTATTTGGAGTGAGTTTGCGAAAGCTGGGCATAGATGTTACGTTCTTTAATCCTAATTTAACGGCAGATGAAATTGCGGCACTTGCTAATGATAAGACAAAACTCGTTTATGCAGAGTCGTTAGGAAATCCAGCAATGAACGTTTTGAATTTCAAAGAACTTTCAGCGGCAGCAAAAGAATTAGAAGTACCTTTTATCGTTGATAATACATTGGCGACGCCTTATTTATGCCAGGCGTTTGAACATGGGGCAAATATCATTGTCCATTCTACAACGAAATATATTGATGGCCATGCAAGTTCTCTAGGTGGGATTGTAATAGATGGAGGGAACTTCGATTGGACAAATGGAAAATACCCTGAGCTTGTCGAACCTGACCCGAGTTATCATGGCGTAAGCTATGTTCAAAATTTTGGAGCAGCAGCGTATATTGTGAAAGCACGCGTTCAGTTATTAAGAGACTACGGAAACTGTATGAGCCCATTCAATGCATATATTAGCAACATTGGCCTTGAAACATTGCATTTACGAATGGAGCGTCATAGTGAAAATGCTCTCGAAGTTGCTAAGTGGCTTGCTAATCATGATCGCATTGAATGGGTGAATTATCCTGGATTAGATAGTAATGAAAATTATTCGTTAGCACAAAAGTATTTGAAAAAAGGTGCTAGTGGAGTTTTAACATTTGGTATTAAGGGCGGATTAGAAGCAGCGAAAGAATTTATCGCAAATGTAAAGCTTGCAACTCTTGTAACGCATGTAGCTGATGCAAGAACTTGTGTAATACATCCTGCTAGTACGACGCACAGACAATTAAGCGCAGAAAATCAGCGTTTAGCTGGCGTTACATCTGATTTAGTCCGTTTATCGGTCGGTATAGAAGATGTTTCTGATATTATTGCAGATTTAGAAGCGGCGCTAGTCGGAGGCAAACAACATGCCGATCATAATTGATAAAGATTTACCAGCTCGCAAAGTATTGCAGAAGGAAAATATTTTTGTAATGACGAAGGAGCGAGCGGTAACACAAGATATACGTGCTTTGAAAATTGCTATATTAAATTTAATGCCTACAAAACAAGAAACAGAGGCGCAATTACTTCGTTTAATTGGAAATACACCGTTGCAATTAGATGTTCATTTACTTCATATGGAATCGCATCTGTCTCGCAATGTAGCGCAGGATCATTTAACGAGCTTCTATAAAACATTCCGTGATATTGAGAATGAAAAATTTGATGGACTCATTATTACAGGAGCACCAGTTGAAACTCTTTCTTTTGAAGAAGTAGATTATTGGGAAGAGCTTGGACGTATTATGGAGTATTCAAAAACGAATGTAACATCTACGCTTCATATTTGCTGGGGGGCACAAGCTGGTTTGTATTACCACTATGGTGTGCCGAAGTATCCTCTTGCGGAAAAAATGTTTGGTGTATTTGAACATGAGGTTCGCGAGCAACATGTGAAATTGTTACAAGGGTTTGATGAAGTGTTTTTTGCTCCGCATTCTCGTCATACAGAAGTACGAGAGAGCGATATTGAAGAAGTGAAAGAATTAACGTTATTAGCCAATTCTGAAGAAGCAGGCGTTCATCTTGCTATTGGGCAAGAGGGAAGGCAAGTTTTCGCACTCGGACATAGTGAATACAGTTGTGATACGTTAAAGCAAGAATACGAACGGGACTGCCAAAAAGGGTTAAATATTGATGTGCCAAAAAATTATTTTAAACATAATAATCCAAATGAGGAGCCAATTGTTAGGTGGAGGAGTCATGGGAATTTATTATTCTCTAATTGGCTGAATTATTACGTGTATCAAGAAACCCCTTATATATTGTAAATGATTGTATAACACGTGGTAGCGTTTTATTTGTAAAGATTAACCTTTATTTTTCTTAATATTCAAAATATATCGTTTTTCAGATTTTTTGTCTATATAATGGCATCTAAACACAATTTTTGAGGGGTGGACAGTATTATGAAAGAAATTCAAGTGGGGTTATTAGGTCTTGGGACAGTTGGTAGTGGTGTAGTTCGTATTATTACAGATCATCAAGAACGACTTATACACCAAGTAGGTTGTCCAGTGAAAGTAACGAAAGTATTGGTGCAAAACATTGAGAAAGAGAGAGAAGTAGACGTGCCTTCTACTCTATTAACACAAGATGTGAATGAAATTTTAGATAATCCTAATATTGATGTTGTCATTGAAGTAATGGGCGGCATTGATGATGCAAAAGCATATATTTTACAAGCTTTAAAAAGCGTGAAGCACGTTGTGACTGCAAATAAAGATTTAATGGCGTTACACGGAGCGGAACTCTTAGCGGTAGCAAAAGATAATCAGGCTGATTTATTTTACGAAGCAAGTGTAGCTGGAGGGATTCCAATTTTACGAAGCATCGTAGAAGGACTTTCTTCAGATCTTATTACGAAAGTAATGGGAATTGTAAATGGAACGACAAATTTTATTTTGACGAAAATGTCAGACGAAGGGAGAGCATATAACGAC
It encodes:
- a CDS encoding GAF domain-containing sensor histidine kinase, whose protein sequence is MFQENRTNELVILKEIAETLNTSNDTYHVLQAVLEKLLNVTGLTTGWIFLADENGRYTKLIDYQLPEGLKFENKRPMCEGNCWCLHRFVEGKLERAVNIIECKRINNAIEYNWGDTEGIVHHATVPLKAGEDEFGVLNVASPGKTHFSEEELVLLQSVAFQIGTALKRTKLYENEKRRAHYYVKLERFIQALRTIHKFNTLPEEIVMQIGSLFLWEQVVFFIREENELAVRASYKKGELQDDLRAAAQEALEKEESVLSKRQVGNIEHPNRAVIAIPIHIQDHIFGVLSVSSNNGEFDINTIDVVQALANHISLMIENLRLNEKRRELVRMEERNRLARDLHDSVSQKLFSLTFMTKGAEAVLKGQNEKVDQSLYEMRELAQGALKEMRTLIWQLRPAGLEKGLLPALKQYGESLGLKIREQVTGVRDLPRVVEEALWRIGQEALNNVSKHANVREATIYFKVTEKNVSLEIVDQGNGFVEKDIKEKKSLGMTTMRERVELVGGTIKIVSSKKRTSIKVNVPL
- a CDS encoding response regulator, with protein sequence MKIKVLLVDDHTVVLKGLAFFLSTQEDFELVGEANNGKEALVKVGETSPDVVLMDLYMPEMDGIEATACIKKEYPNVKVIVLTSFSDQAHVLPALKAGASGYILKDIEPDQLVEAIRSAYKGNIQLHPDIANALLSQTLPQEEKEEEPSVQVDVLTARENEVLQLLAKGMSNKEIASVLVITEKTVKAHMSSILSKLHLSDRTQAALYAVKNGIV
- a CDS encoding FMN-dependent NADH-azoreductase, with protein sequence MATVLFVKANNRPAEQAVSVKLYEAFLANYKEAHPNDTVVELDLYKEELPYVGVDMINGTFKAGRGFDLTEEEAKVVAVADKYLNQFLEADKVVFGFPLWNLTIPAVLHTYIDYLNRAGKTFKYTPEGPVGLIGDKKIALLNARGGVYSEGPAAEMEMAVKYVASMMGFFGATNMETVVIEGHNQFPDKAEEIIIAGLEEAAKVASKF
- a CDS encoding chloride channel protein, giving the protein MTNKKDMHHILVLYGILLGSIVGVTVWSFLVTINIGIHFIWGYLPTLFSSPPYYTICVTIIGGILVGLTQKYFGTYPRLMPEVMAEYKKTGRIEYRFVHKATLTAIIVLIFGASLGPEAALVGIIGGLCTWVGDRFKFALKGMNELTEVGIGATLSVIFNAPLFGYLAPNENEGEQINEFSKGKKAIVYLATTFAGFSVYLLLSKLDNRGSFIVDFGEGSLALNEWIAFLPLASIGAIVGFFYFKLEFTLEKLIHPFKEYKVSLGIIGGILLGITGTFLPYTLFSGEHQLKDLVVEWSHLSFWVLFLSGILKLCITAVCLNTGWRGGHIFPIIFAGSSIGYAIASIIPIDPIASVAIVTTAISSYALRKPIAITLLLLMFFPLNLLLPMLGAAAIGNAFPLPKHNETTN
- a CDS encoding bifunctional O-acetylhomoserine aminocarboxypropyltransferase/cysteine synthase, whose protein sequence is MGESWGKGTICVQGGYSPKNGEPRVLPLYQSTTYKYDTSDDLAALFNLEAEGYIYTRIGNPTLAAFEQKLSDLEGGVGAVATASGQAAIMLAVLNICSSGDHLLCSSTVYGGTFNLFGVSLRKLGIDVTFFNPNLTADEIAALANDKTKLVYAESLGNPAMNVLNFKELSAAAKELEVPFIVDNTLATPYLCQAFEHGANIIVHSTTKYIDGHASSLGGIVIDGGNFDWTNGKYPELVEPDPSYHGVSYVQNFGAAAYIVKARVQLLRDYGNCMSPFNAYISNIGLETLHLRMERHSENALEVAKWLANHDRIEWVNYPGLDSNENYSLAQKYLKKGASGVLTFGIKGGLEAAKEFIANVKLATLVTHVADARTCVIHPASTTHRQLSAENQRLAGVTSDLVRLSVGIEDVSDIIADLEAALVGGKQHADHN
- the metA gene encoding homoserine O-acetyltransferase MetA, translating into MPIIIDKDLPARKVLQKENIFVMTKERAVTQDIRALKIAILNLMPTKQETEAQLLRLIGNTPLQLDVHLLHMESHLSRNVAQDHLTSFYKTFRDIENEKFDGLIITGAPVETLSFEEVDYWEELGRIMEYSKTNVTSTLHICWGAQAGLYYHYGVPKYPLAEKMFGVFEHEVREQHVKLLQGFDEVFFAPHSRHTEVRESDIEEVKELTLLANSEEAGVHLAIGQEGRQVFALGHSEYSCDTLKQEYERDCQKGLNIDVPKNYFKHNNPNEEPIVRWRSHGNLLFSNWLNYYVYQETPYIL